Proteins from a genomic interval of Acetobacterium woodii DSM 1030:
- a CDS encoding ABC transporter ATP-binding protein, translating to MLKTLASQIKEFKRESILAPSYVILEVIMEVIIPLLMASIIDNGVEKGDVSHVVIIGAWMILMAMLSLVFGMLSGIYAAKASSGFARNLRKKMYENIQMFSFSNIDKYSTAGLITRLSTDVTNVQNAYQMIIRICTRAPVMLISATAMAFYINGRLALIFLVAIIFLGIVLAIITLKAFPVFSQVFKKYDALNASAQENISAIRVVKAYVREEHESKKFQKTSENLYKLFVKAEKMLALNMPVMQFVMYTCILLLSWMGAKMIVGGSLTTGQLMSLFTYCINILMSLMFISMIFVMVAMSKASADRIAEVINEIPNLVNGENPQHHVSDGSIQFENVCFTYKEGSNNYVLNNVNFFVKAGETIGIIGETGSAKSSLVQLIPRLYDTGLGEVKVGGLNVRSYDIEALRNEVAMVLQKNVLFSGTIKENIRWGNKDATDQEIQRVCELAQADEFIQTLPQQYDTYIEQGGTNVSGGQKQRLCIARALLKKPKILILDDSTSAVDTKTDSMIRRALTEEIPNTTKIIIAQRITSVQDSDKIIVLNKGGVDAMGTHEELLKSSSIYKEVFESQMKGVGLDEK from the coding sequence ATGCTTAAAACATTAGCGTCGCAAATTAAAGAATTTAAAAGAGAATCAATACTTGCTCCTTCTTATGTCATTCTTGAAGTCATAATGGAAGTTATTATTCCATTATTAATGGCATCGATTATTGATAACGGAGTGGAAAAGGGGGATGTTTCCCATGTTGTTATTATCGGAGCTTGGATGATTTTAATGGCAATGCTTTCCCTTGTATTTGGTATGCTATCAGGAATATATGCTGCAAAAGCAAGTTCAGGATTTGCCAGGAATCTGAGAAAAAAAATGTACGAGAATATTCAAATGTTCTCATTTTCAAATATTGATAAATACTCAACAGCAGGCTTAATTACACGGTTGAGTACAGATGTTACAAATGTACAAAATGCATATCAGATGATTATACGTATTTGTACCAGAGCTCCGGTGATGTTGATTTCGGCAACGGCGATGGCATTTTATATTAACGGAAGACTGGCATTAATTTTCCTGGTTGCAATTATATTTTTGGGAATCGTGCTTGCAATCATTACACTAAAGGCATTTCCGGTGTTCAGCCAGGTATTTAAAAAGTATGATGCCCTTAATGCAAGTGCGCAGGAAAATATCAGCGCCATTCGCGTGGTAAAAGCATATGTGCGGGAAGAACATGAGAGCAAAAAATTTCAAAAGACAAGCGAAAATCTATATAAATTGTTCGTTAAAGCCGAAAAAATGCTGGCTCTCAATATGCCGGTGATGCAATTTGTAATGTATACCTGTATTCTTTTGCTATCATGGATGGGTGCAAAAATGATTGTGGGTGGTTCTCTGACAACTGGTCAATTAATGAGTTTATTTACTTATTGTATTAATATTTTAATGAGCCTGATGTTTATTTCAATGATATTTGTTATGGTGGCAATGTCTAAAGCTTCAGCAGATCGGATTGCGGAAGTGATAAATGAAATACCGAATTTGGTCAACGGAGAAAATCCGCAGCATCACGTTTCGGATGGATCGATTCAATTTGAAAATGTCTGTTTCACATATAAAGAAGGCAGCAATAATTATGTATTAAACAATGTTAATTTTTTCGTTAAAGCGGGAGAAACAATTGGTATTATCGGTGAAACAGGGAGTGCAAAATCATCTCTGGTTCAGTTGATTCCCAGACTTTATGACACGGGACTTGGTGAGGTAAAAGTCGGCGGCTTGAATGTGAGAAGCTATGATATTGAAGCATTGCGAAATGAAGTGGCCATGGTTTTGCAAAAAAATGTATTGTTTTCTGGTACGATTAAAGAAAATATACGCTGGGGGAATAAAGATGCGACCGATCAGGAAATCCAAAGAGTCTGTGAGTTAGCTCAGGCAGATGAGTTTATTCAAACATTGCCCCAGCAATATGATACTTATATTGAGCAAGGTGGAACGAATGTATCAGGTGGACAGAAACAAAGATTATGTATTGCAAGAGCATTACTGAAAAAACCCAAGATATTAATTTTAGATGATTCCACGAGTGCCGTCGATACAAAAACGGATAGTATGATACGAAGAGCACTTACTGAGGAAATACCGAATACAACAAAAATTATTATCGCCCAGAGAATCACTTCGGTACAAGATTCAGATAAAATCATCGTGCTGAATAAAGGAGGAGTTGATGCAATGGGAACCCATGAGGAACTGCTGAAAAGTAGTAGCATCTATAAAGAAGTCTTCGAATCACAAATGAAGGGAGTTGGTCTGGATGAAAAATAA
- a CDS encoding ABC transporter ATP-binding protein, with translation MKNNKSKLNKSGGIIKRLFGYIFKYYKIHCVAVLALIIISSLANVIGTLFIKNLIDDYILPFVNQGNPDFTPLLKALIIMACIYYLGALATWGYNRIMVNVSQGTLKNIRIDLFSQMETLPIKYFDTHAHGDIMSIYTNDTDTLRQMISQSLPQLVSSVITVASVFIAMLVLNIPLTIVTLIIVGIMLFATKKIAAKSGSHFVDQQQRLGSINGFIEEMVEGQKVVKVFCQEQESLKEFNRRNDELFYSADNANKYANILMPIMANLGNIGYVITAIFGSILAIFAVGGFTLGGLASFLQFNKSFNQPISQMSQQMNAIVMALAGADRIFNLLDEASEMDDGYVELVNVKISKNGNLSEAVERTGLWAWKHYHKANNTTTYTQVKGNVVFDHVDFGYNDEKMILHDIEIYAEPGEKIAFVGATGAGKTTITNLINRFYDIQDGKIRYDGININKIKKTDLRRSLGIVLQDTYLFTGTVMDNIRFGKLDATDEEVITAAKLANAHYFIQHLPDGYNTIFTGAGGNLSQGQRQLIAIARAAVADPPVLILDEATSSIDTRTEKLVQEGMDHLMEGRTVFVIAHRLSTIKNSNAIMVMDQGRIIERGNHENLMKKKEIYYQLYTGALEQD, from the coding sequence ATGAAAAATAATAAAAGTAAGCTCAACAAGTCCGGGGGCATTATAAAACGATTATTCGGATATATTTTTAAATATTATAAAATCCATTGTGTAGCGGTTTTAGCGCTCATTATTATATCATCTTTGGCCAATGTAATTGGGACCCTGTTCATAAAAAACTTAATTGATGATTACATCCTGCCCTTCGTTAATCAGGGAAATCCTGATTTTACGCCACTTTTAAAGGCACTAATTATTATGGCATGCATTTATTATTTGGGTGCACTGGCAACTTGGGGTTATAATCGTATTATGGTAAATGTATCCCAAGGAACTTTGAAAAACATCAGAATTGATTTATTTTCACAAATGGAGACATTGCCGATCAAGTATTTTGATACCCATGCACATGGAGATATTATGAGTATTTACACAAACGATACCGATACCCTCAGACAGATGATCAGCCAGAGTCTGCCCCAATTGGTGTCTTCCGTGATTACTGTTGCCAGTGTATTTATAGCTATGTTGGTATTAAATATTCCGTTAACGATTGTAACCCTCATCATAGTTGGGATCATGCTTTTCGCAACAAAAAAAATAGCGGCAAAAAGTGGTAGTCATTTTGTTGATCAACAGCAACGGCTGGGCTCAATCAATGGATTTATTGAAGAAATGGTCGAGGGCCAGAAGGTTGTAAAAGTATTTTGTCAGGAACAGGAGAGTTTGAAAGAATTTAATCGGCGCAATGATGAGCTATTTTACAGTGCCGACAATGCAAACAAGTATGCTAATATTTTAATGCCGATCATGGCAAATTTGGGAAATATCGGTTACGTCATCACTGCTATTTTCGGATCAATTTTGGCGATTTTTGCAGTCGGCGGATTTACACTTGGAGGATTGGCATCTTTTCTTCAATTCAATAAGAGCTTTAATCAACCAATTTCACAGATGTCTCAACAGATGAATGCCATCGTTATGGCGTTGGCAGGGGCAGATAGAATTTTTAATCTTCTGGATGAAGCTTCCGAGATGGATGACGGCTATGTCGAATTGGTCAATGTGAAGATTTCAAAAAACGGTAACTTAAGTGAAGCGGTTGAAAGAACGGGATTATGGGCATGGAAACATTATCACAAAGCAAATAATACGACTACCTATACCCAAGTAAAAGGTAATGTTGTCTTTGATCATGTTGATTTCGGATATAACGATGAAAAAATGATTCTACATGATATTGAGATATATGCAGAACCTGGCGAGAAAATTGCGTTTGTTGGCGCAACCGGAGCAGGTAAAACAACAATTACGAATTTAATCAACCGTTTTTATGATATTCAGGATGGCAAGATAAGATATGATGGGATTAATATCAATAAAATTAAAAAAACGGATTTAAGACGGTCACTTGGAATTGTTCTTCAGGATACATATTTATTTACAGGAACAGTGATGGATAATATACGATTTGGAAAACTGGATGCGACTGATGAAGAGGTTATTACGGCTGCAAAACTCGCAAACGCACATTATTTCATTCAGCATTTACCGGATGGTTATAATACCATCTTTACGGGAGCTGGAGGAAATTTATCACAGGGTCAGCGACAATTGATTGCAATTGCAAGAGCCGCTGTGGCAGATCCGCCGGTATTAATTCTGGATGAAGCTACTTCCAGCATTGATACACGTACCGAGAAATTGGTTCAAGAGGGAATGGACCATTTGATGGAAGGACGAACTGTGTTTGTCATTGCACATAGGCTTTCTACAATAAAGAATTCTAATGCCATTATGGTAATGGATCAGGGGCGCATTATCGAACGTGGAAACCACGAGAATTTAATGAAGAAAAAAGAAATTTATTATCAATTGTATACAGGTGCATTGGAACAGGATTAA